AGAACACGAACACTTAACTGAATGTTTACTCAGGTCTTTCTTTGCATGTTGGGTCAGTGTCGGAAAgggacaacaacaaaaaaaaggataatGACTTTTAATGTTCATGTGGATGTTGCAAGAAGCTAATTGAACAATTTTTGGTCAAAATGAAGGTGTACCATATGGCATTGTAACATAATGACACTTCAATGTTTGACTTCAGCAATGAAAACAAGGTAGAAAGAGAACTTGGAACCCTGGATTATAGATTATTGGGATATTTTCAAAAAGGAAAATTGCAAAGTTAGTCAATAAATGTTTACCGTGCAATATAAAAATGGAAACTGCTTTCAGTTTTTAAATGCTGTGGTTAAGTAGAGGTTATAGACGATACTGACTGAAGAATGTATTAAGAATAGGGAACAAAGTGGGCGAAATGGAGTAATGTTACAGATCAGTTGCACTCTCAATGAATTGCAGGAAAAGTTTGAAAGGGCCACTTAGCATAATAAGGAAAGCTGCAAAGGGTTCTGTGGGGTGAATCTTAGTATTTTTAAAAGATTGGGAAAATTCTGTGCCGAATATATCAATGAGAAGAAAATGATCAGATGCAAGATGGAGCATCCTGGAAGATGAGGATTGTACCAATAGATGATAAGTGTAATTTGGCGGAGTTGCTGAATAGGTAACACAgtaatttaaaaaagaaagcagCACTCGAAAggaggttaaatttgaattgtgtaAAAACAATAAGAGTGTTAGTTAAATGGAGGCTATGTAAAAGTTAATTATGTTTAAGCAGGTTAGATACATACTAGCACATTATTTGCATAAAGCCAAGTACCAATGTGAGCTGTACTACTATGTAAATGAGTGATAGGAACCTCTCAGAAACTGGCAGGAGATTTGCTTGAATTTCCTTGGATGGATGGTTGTGGGTATGACCTCCTGAACATAACAATGGTGATTACATACAGCTTGGTGCAGCTGCTGCTGAGGCTCATGGGGAAAAAGGCGACTTTCTAAGGCCCCTTCTGCCAGAGTGCTCAAAGGGTTTGCAACCTGTTAAAACCACCTGTTTTACACACCAGAGAATATTTGGCATTAAATTTAAGTACATTGTAAACATAACCTGTAATGTCAAAGAACTGATGTGGTTTTCACTTTACATAACGATTCAATTTTAACATTATATTATGTGCTTCcacaattttatgaataaaatatacatTTTGGGGATAAAAATGACCTACCCTGCTATAATTAGACTCAAATCTTTATTTGCCAATTTTTGTCATACTGAAGTTGACAATGGAGTGggtcatttttaaaacattctgtAAAACGTGCATTGTATGTTTGTGTACGTGGATAGATTTTCACTTAGGCTTGCCAACATTGTTTACAATTCTTAACCGTGGGTTTCAAATCTTACAGAAAGGGGAAATCCCGTGCATACTGTAGCACACTCCCTGGGgtcctgtcttcttttctgaAAACATACTAGTTATCTAAGGAAAGCTGAGTCATTTTTGCAGAAAACAATTTTATTATTTATGCATGATTGTGTaacaatgttctgaagaagggacccaaaatgttaattatgttgccagacctgctgaggttttttttcagcaatttctgtttttgtttgtgtaaaTGTGTGTTGTGGATCGACAGAAATACATTAACTTTGGAGAATCGCTAAGATCTCTCTTGTAGACATCCAGGATCTGGGAAAAAGGAGTAGTTTGGATTAAAGGCCTACCCTCTAGGCAGCCCTGAATGGTGCTGGACAATTGAATGGCTAACGAGAAGATTGCACAGATACCCATATTCTTAATGATGAAGGAGCcaaaagacaaggctgagggATTTGCAACCCATCTTCAACAAGTACTGTTTGATCCAATGTTTTGTCTTGAAGTCCTCAGAGTGGCAGATGCCAAACTTCATACAGTTTAATTCATTCTAAGTGctgtcaagaaatggctgaaggcagaATGGTTATTACAAAGACTATGGGCTTCAACAATATTTGGGCGATAGTGCTGAAGATTGTGCTCCATAATTACATGTACGCGTAGCCATGTCCTACAGCTAAAATGTTAACATCTACCCAAAATTTATGGAATTATGGAAAATATCCAGCTTTACTTTGGCCTCAAAAGATCGATGAAATCCAATCTGGCAAGTAATTGCCCTTCGATGTCCACTCAGTCATCAACAAAGTGATGGatggtgtcaccaacagtgcACTCAAACAGCACTGACATGTCAAATAACCTGCCCACAGTTGTACAGTTTGGATTCTTCCTGGGCCTCGCAATGCCTGACCTTATTGCAGCTTTGGTCCAAGAAGGCTCAAGAACTGAGTGTAGTGTTCAATGGTTTGATTGATCTTGTTTGATTCCATTTGTCTGTTCTCTAATCAATGCAACTGTGCTGGATTGCTAAAGCCTTTGGGTAGAAGGGGAGAGCTAATTCGAACAGAGAATCTTCTCAGAGAAAAGACTGGGTTCTGGCTGAATCCATTTGTGTACTGGATCCGACATGTTATGAGGTGTTTTAAAGCAATGTTAATTGCCCAATTGTAGATTTAAAAAAACTAACTAGTGTCACCTTTGCATTACTCTGAGATAAGTCTGAGATATATATAATATCCGAGATATGCAACAAACCATAAAATATGTAATTCTGAACTGAGGTGAGTGTGattgcccttaacatcaaggcagcACTTCTGAATATTGCATCAAGGTGCCCTGGTAAAATTGAAGTCAGTGCGAATCAGAATGAAAGTTCTGTACTGATtgaagtcatacctagcacaagaCAGATGATTGTGGTTAGTGGAGATCACTCATTTCAGACCTAGAACtttgcaggtgttcctcaggCTACTGTTTAGCCCTAATCATGTTCAATTGCTTTCTCAACAACCTGCCTTGCCACAGCATGTCAGGAGTTGAGATATTTGCTAATTATTATCCAGTGTTTAGTCTCAATAATGGCTCTTCAGATACAGGAGCAATTAGGGCCAATGTGCAGGAAGGTCTGGACAATAGTCAGGCTTGAGCTGATAAATGGCACGTAATTTTCAAGCCATTCAAGTGTCAGCTGGTACCtctctccaacaagagaaaatcaaaTGTGCAATTTCAACTGTTCAGAAAGAGAAGGTCAACAGATGCAAGGGAAGGCAATGATTTcgaaattcccctccaaactgcATGCCATCATGCCTTGGAATTATACTGCCATTTCTTCACTATCATGGCAAAGCTGCCAAAACGTCCTTACTAGCTGTACGGGTATACAGGCACCAGATGTACTGAAGATGTTCAAGAAGCTAGCTCATCATCACCTATTTAAGGATAAGGTAGCGATGGCAATTTTGCTGCTTGTGCCAGTGgcatctccccccccacccaacgaaataattttaaaaagcattggAGCAAGTGATGATGTTACACCTTAAAGTTGTCTGGATAGTGATAGCTATGGGGAATTGTTTGTCCATCAAGGAGTTAAGATCCTATTTTGTGTTTTGTTTGGTTGAGCACCCATGCTAAGTACCTTTTTATTTAATGTTACCCTGTTTTGCATTGATCCTTTCACTAttggtcagtttttttttaaagatatttttattagaaatttaatattttgacagatttacaaaaataaacagaactttcaagcacaaacattaatataaaaatagatcttaaatatataatcatcaaaattcaaaggaatgatactaaagaagaaagaaaaacaatgaaactcagttaactactaatctaatccacaattatccagagtgtatagttgagtcacttacatccttcaaacaagagaaaatgttctctaatacactcataacagtataataaaaaggaaactatttccaaacaataagaacaaaaaaaaacatgtttgaatggagaacCCCCCCCCCTTgatctcagggggccttacttcctttctaaaggtccaccatatcctctcccaaacagtgtcccacccttgacccgggcgctccttaataggatttagatataatactgagctagagttaacagtgagcgccccacccccacccctccccacccatacctgagtatatctgatagcatcaatgccacgtacaaacacacataactataaaattacaactccaacagattacagttaagtataataacataaaatagcaagagaagacaaccctgctcccagaagcaaaagtaaagtagagtaaagtatccacttctccccacggagtgtggaagaggcaagccaacataaattgtctcttacgatttatttaaacgagtctaaaagttccttagcctcttctggtgatctaaaattatacttggatccttcgtgggtaaagcataacgtcgctgggtagcgtaaggtgtattgaatatttaagttccttagacatttcttcacctcatcaaacaccttcctccttcgtgccaaagccggggagaagtcctgaaataacataatcttggatccttcatggatcatggctttaggatcctttccaagatttctggaggcatccaagagtatctgcctctccctataactctgcagccggaacaggaccgggcgtgggcgctggtttgggccagatccgcgtgctgcgacccggtaggcccactccacccttacccggtcagtttcagcccccaggtttaaaagctggggcagccatcgctccagaaatactgctaactgtcccttctcttcttgttcagggaggcccagaagacggatattctttctccgatttctattatccaggtcatccatgtagatttcaaaggcccggactctctgctccagagctcgcacctgttctgcagctgtttgtgctgcagcctcggaggtcgtggcctttagctccgccccctccactcggccctgtaattcctcgagagcctggctgtgtttctgcagcttttcttcgaatgagttccgtctctgtctggattctgcgatgaaattgacgagtgtcgtttccagcctggcaatcatctgttcaaggcctgtttttacatcagctgcagccggaggaggagaggagggtgggggaggggtctttgttttctgagagctgcgggatccctttggtttactcattatccacttaatattaaactgcttaaatataatagtaagcagctaattaaggttagaaactttttttgggtggtttggtaagtgtggtgggggtgagtaactcactttacccaggttttgggaagagcactgtaaactcagacttgctgagtcgccgccatcttggatctccctccACTATTGGTCAGTTAACGAAGCCTGTTGCATGATTTTGTTCTGAGCCATTTCATGGCAGTCTGATGTCAGGCTGTGAGACCCAGTTAATGCTgtttgaagcagtctgtgttaCCCCTGGTCACTGACCCTTCGTATGGCTTCTCCCAGCCCCCAAACTGACCCTTTTACCCATCAGTGAAACCTCGGCTCTCTGACTTGTTGCTCACCACTTCCCTCTCCCGAACGCTAGCTATGCTGGGACCCCAGAGAGATGACAGCAGTGAGGCTGTCCATGCTTCTGCACCATAGAGACCTGCACTTACACAGTCCCAGAGCTCTGATACTGACCATTTGTGGAAGGTCAGAGGCCCAGATCTGGTCTGATCTAAAGCCAGAGCTGTGAGGTTGTGACAGGTCTAAAGCATGCTGAAGGACTGAGCTGCAATAATCCCTGATTTTGTGTCCCCAGGTTGTCATGTAGCTGTTGCTGCTGCCTCACTCACAGTGACGGTTCTGAGCAGGACATGGCAAGTGGCAAAGTCAAGATGTGGGGGGTTGGACGGGATGGATAGGTGAGAGAGTGAGCcttggagcagcagaggctgcaGTTTGGATGGTCAGTAAGGTAAaaggttacagagtcatagaatcacacggcctggaaacaggtcctttgttCCAACCAGTCTGACTgtgtccccaaactaaactagtcccactttcctgcatttggtccatatttctccaaacctttcctatacatgaaattatccaaatttctttcaaactttgtaactgtacctgcatccaccactttctctggcagttcattccacacacaaccacTTTCTGTAAAAAAAACggtttgcccctcaggtcctttttaaatcttcttcctctcaccttaaaatatgccccgtACTTTTGAACTCTTCCACCTGAGGGAAAAGCCTGTTgtcattctttttttttctctatgcccctcatgattttataagcttcaatAAGGTTACTGCTGTACCTCctccgctccagtgaaaaaggtcccagtctttccagtctatttttatatctcaaccCGTCCGTTcttaccaacatcctggtaaatcttttctgaactctctccagtgtaataatatccttcctataactggccgaccagaactgcacacagcacttcAGGACAAGACTCACTactatatattttaaaatgtattttgtttCAGTGTTTATTATTTACCAAATCAAAATGTAAAAGTGTAAAATTACTTCAGCTTACCAAGGATAACACTAACTTTTTTTCTGTGGAAGTAGATCCGACTGACCTGAACTCCAGGTTTAACACTGGTTATAAtataaaaacataatttacttaGGTTGTTTCACTTAAATTTACGGTTTTCAGGAATGCACCTACAACTTTAAGTGAGTGtttgttctttatttttcaactGTACTTTATAAATTTTGGCAAATGCTTCATTTCTCTCATTTGTAAGATTATCAAAGATCGGTGATGTGGCATTTCAACCAGTTAATGCATGATGATAGGTATTTGCAAAAATACTCATTGTTAGTGATCTGATCTCAAACCTTTTATTAATTGCAATTAAAGTTATTGTGATATAGAGAGAGTTATGAGAATGGGGAGGTTTGAAGCAGGCTGTTTCAGGTCTGTGATTCCTCACATGAAAGTAACTTCAATGTGCTTGGTTCCATTTTAGCCGAGATTAAGTTTCATTAGGTCTGAATCTGCACATGCTGTAGCTGCAGGACATTAACTGGCTCCTGTCTGTTTTTACAGAGGCCAGGAAGCTGCCCAGCTCTCCCAACATACCAGCTAAGTTTGAATGAAAACAGCAAGTACAATTCATCTTGGAAAGTGAAGGAAGGCATGGTTTGAATGGCTGTCACTGGGTGAGGATTTAATAAACATCAACGGCTAAGGAATTCATAGAACGGTGCAGAAACTCTGTGTCTTAACAGCAAAGCTCCTGTTGTTTCGTTGTGAAAATCTGCACTCTGTAACCAGATCTGGTACCATGTGACTGGCCCTGGAGCTATTATGATTTGTCAACTAGAGGCACCGAGCTCCACCTACTTGAAATGATGGGCATTTATGAGCGAGGCTAATACTGCACAGTGATTTGACAGCAGAGCTGGCACAGTGCCTGCTTTACATCTCTGGATCAGCAGCCTAACGCAATAAGGATATAAGCGGCTTATTGAGAAACAAACACGCTGCTGTGGAGGAAGTGGAATTTGAAAGAGAGTGCATTAACTGTCTTGAGGAGTCCTATGTGCACTGTGTGGTTAGCTTGGAACTGATCGTGCTGCTTGGGGTAACTACAGGACAAAAGTATTTTCTTGTTTGTAGTAGTATCACGAGTAGACGCAGACAAATGTGACCATTGAGTCTCAAAGCCCTGCATTaattgcacagagagagagagagagtgtgaatgacTTTTATTTCGGAATTTTGGTGCTCATGTTTGAttgacaatgggaggaaacctagGCTGCCACCGTTCAATCCCCAAAGATCCATTGGAGATAGGCCAGAATCGCAAGTTCAGTGCAGCATGTAACttcagcaatatcctggtgaatcagGAGCGACTCAACATCAATACAGCCACTGAAGAGGAGCTTATGACCCTCCCAGGGGTTAACCGGATGGTGGCCCAGAACATTGTGGAGTACCGGGAGTGTATTGGCGGGTTTAAAAAAGTTGAGGATTTGGCACTGGTGAGTGGTATCGGTGCTGCCAGGCTGGAGCAGGTTAAGCTGGAGATCTGCGTGACGAACAGTAAAAGCATTGGCTCGGCTCAGCACTCACCCAGCTCCACGCGGAAGGATCCCTACTCTGAAACTCTCTCCTCTGCCAGTAGGATCAATGTTAACACTGCTACAGTGGCCCAGCTGATGAACCTGCAGGGGATCAGTGACCGGATTGCACGCGGCATTGTGAGTTACCGGAAAGAGTGTGGACCATTCGAAACAGTTGATGACCTGCTGAAAGTAACATCTGTCAGCTCCTCGCTCTTAAATGCGGTCCGGCCTCGCATTGTCGCAGAATGTTCACGGCCCACGTCCACCCACACGGCCAATGGCGGTATTGATTTCACAGCCAAGCCTCGGCCTAGCCCCACTTCGCTCAGCCTGCAGAGTGAGGACCTGGACCTTCCTCCTGGTGGGCCAACTCAGATCATTTCAACCCGGCCAAATGTGGAGGGTTTTAGCGGACTGAGAGATGGTGAGCGTGTCCTAAGGGTGGCCACTTGGAATCTGCAGGACTGCTCCATCGAAAAGGCCAATAACCCTGGGGTGAGAGAGGTGGTGTGCATGAGCCTTCTGGAGAATAGGTGAGCTTTGATTTCATGGTCTTTTCTATTTGGCTTTCAAAGACTCCATGCATGGTCCTCTCCTCCAATATTTTGAGATGTCTTGCTTGTGTTTGTTTTCTTAGACGCTTAAAAACCATTTGGCTTGTCTAAGGCTTGTGGTTTTAATTAGCTTATTTTCCATTGGCAGCCTTCCAGGAAATTTTTTTTGTATATTTCATTCATTGCATTTCTGAAATGGTGCAGTTCAATGTACAGTAATATACAACTGGTTGAGTCACCAAATCACCGAGCATTAGGCTGGGCTGTAGATTGCAGTTGCTTGGCTATTTGCTTGCAATTAAAAAGAACGTTGAAAACTGACATTGCCCATTTTTGTATTTTCTCTTAGTtgaatgtgaatatgtgaacTTGGTTCAACAGTAGGGGCTATGAGGAAGATTTAACTTTTGATAAAGCAAACTTGTACTGAATTCCTCTCTATTCCTCACTTGCCCTCAACTGAATCGAAAGGGGGTGGCTGTCCTTGTTCTGCATTCCTTCTGGTGGGTATGATGTCTATTGAGTGTGAGCTCCCATTTCAGAATTCACTTGGACTCTCAACCCAGCCAGTTTCAGGTAGCTAAAGGATTTTCCAGGCACATTGTGGAGTCAGAAATGGAAACCATTCCTTGTGTATGTCCTCAGTCTGGATCAGTGGTACAAAGTCCAGAGCAAGAGTAAACCATTCACCATGGTGAACCTGTTCTGCCTTTCATTAGGTCACACTTAGCTTTCTCATAACTTTATTCACCCGTCTTTCTTTCATAATCCTTAATAACTTTAGATCTTCTCAGTGTTGAAAATGGAAATTGAGCCAGCCTCAGTGAGGCAGTTCTGGAGGTCTAGGTATCCTCTCCCCTTTGTGAAGAAATACTTCCTACATCAGTCCAGATTAGCATAACTCTAATTTCAAGATTGTGCCATCCATTGTTTCCCCGAGCAGATACTGTTGGACTGCCTCTTTAACCAGTTATATTGCATTGAATGTAGGTAGCCGTGgagtgctgttaggaaaggatttttgacccagtgataatgaaggaatggtgaagcAGTTCCAATTCAGGATGTCATATGACTCAGTGGGGAACTTACATGGTAAtgacacccaccccccaccccccatccaccccaaccatcaccccaccccaccccaccccaaccaccaccaccaatcTGTTGCCTTATTTTCCTTCTTTTGATCTCATGAATTTAGCAAGTACTGtagaaggagccttggtgagttactacttgtaaatggtgcacactgctgccactgtgcagcatgatggatgGGGTGATTAAGTGGGCCTCTTTGTCTGACATGCTGTCAAATGTCTTGAGTTTGGTGCAGCCATACCTCAAGGCAAGTGCAccatcacgctcctgacttgtgctttgcaaTTGGTGGACAGCCTTTTGGGAAGAGAAGAGTTGcattactcgctgcaggattcctagcttttgccctgcttttgtagccacagtatttgtatgCCTGGTCCAACTCAACTTCCGATCAATGTTAACTCGCAGGTGATTGACTGTGGGGAATTGCCATTAAGAGAGTTCAATTACGCAGTAATAGTATTCCTACCTCTGTACCCGAAGCTCCAGGTTCAAAGCCCATGCCGGGACCTTTACGGCAGCaaggtggctcggtggttagcactgctgcctcaaagcaccagagaccttggttcaattccactctctgtgtggagtttgcacattctcccctgagtctgtgtgggaaTCCtctggtgctctagtttcctccaacagttcaaagatgtgccggtcaggtggattggccatgcttatctgcccaaagtgtccaggaaTTAGAagtagaatccctagagtgtggagacagaccctttggcctaacaactccgcaccgaccctccgaagagtaacccacccagacccattcctctacccttttatttaccctgactaatgcacctagcctaaacaaccccgaacactatgggcaatttagcatggccaattctcccagcctgcacatttttggactgtgggaggaaaccagaacactcggaggaaacccacacggatacagggagaatgtgcaaactccacacagttgcctgaggctggaatcgaacccaggtccctggtgctgtgaggcaacaatgctaaccactgaggcactgtgttGCCTAGTCAGACTAGGTGGAATAGCtgaggaaaatgcagggttacagggatagggtagtgggttgggtctgggtgggcttctctttggatggtcagtgtgggcctggtgagctgaaaggcctgcttccacacagtagggattctatgataccttTGACCATAAAAGATATATTTGTAATGTGGCCAAGCATGTTGATTATCAGTCTGTAAATCCTTCCAGTTTGCCTGTTGGCAGGTGATAAGAGTGAAAAAGCTTCCTGGTCAGCTGTCCTGCAGTAAATGACAGTAAACCACTGCTGTAGTTTGCCCATGAGCAACAGACCGATCCAATGGAAGTCTGTACTTGAACTCTCAGATGAGTGGGAGAAAAGGTAGATGAAAGAGAGTTAAATATTGaggagagatggttagattctcttttgttagaAATGGTTCTTGTCCCGTggaatttgtgtggcatgaatattccTTGCCCAGGCAAGAATTTGTTTCAGTGTTAGTATGGAAGGATATGagctgcttcagtacctgaggagctgTGAACAGCGCTGAAcgttgtacaatcatcagcaaacatccccacttctgaccttgtgatggagggaatgtcattatgaaagaactgaatatggttaggcctaggacagCAAACTCAGGAACTCTTGAAGTATTGTCCCTGATTGAGATTAACTTCCATCAGGACAATGATCCTGCTTATACTAGGTACGATTCCCAGTTGTAGAGAAATACCcctcaattcccattgactccaattCTGATAGGGTTCCTTAATGCCACACTTAGACAAATACAGCTATAGTGTTGAGGGTAatcactctgatctcacctctaTGGTTCAGCCTTTTTTTTTAGTCTGGATCAAGGTTGTAATGAGTCCAGGAGTGGAGTAGCATTGGCAGAACCAATGTGCATCAGTGAGCAGGCTACTGCTGGATAATTCTCACTTGATAGCATTGGCAGTGACCCCTTGCATTATTGTGTTAATGGAGAGGACTGTGGGTAATTAGCCAATTGGATTTATGCTGCTGCTTCTGTACAGGACGTAGCTTGGCTTTTCTCTCTCTATTCTACTCTGCCTCTGTTGTTTTAACCTGCATCTAATCCTGCATTGTAGCTTTACCAATTTGACACCTAATTTTAGGTTTGCCTGTTAGAACATCCTTTTGCAATTTTCATTAAACCAAATTGTTCCCTTGGTTCGAGGGCCATGCTGGTTCATCTTGTTATagatttgttttattattcatttcataggatgtgggcatcactggttaagCTGGTATTTATtgccaaccctaattgcccagggtcAACTTCAgtgctgtggatttggagtcacatg
This genomic stretch from Hemiscyllium ocellatum isolate sHemOce1 chromosome 34, sHemOce1.pat.X.cur, whole genome shotgun sequence harbors:
- the eepd1 gene encoding endonuclease/exonuclease/phosphatase family domain-containing protein 1 isoform X1, which encodes MGGNLGCHRSIPKDPLEIGQNRKFSAACNFSNILVNQERLNINTATEEELMTLPGVNRMVAQNIVEYRECIGGFKKVEDLALVSGIGAARLEQVKLEICVTNSKSIGSAQHSPSSTRKDPYSETLSSASRINVNTATVAQLMNLQGISDRIARGIVSYRKECGPFETVDDLLKVTSVSSSLLNAVRPRIVAECSRPTSTHTANGGIDFTAKPRPSPTSLSLQSEDLDLPPGGPTQIISTRPNVEGFSGLRDGERVLRVATWNLQDCSIEKANNPGVREVVCMSLLENSIKLLAVQEIIDREALEKFCGELNQPMLPNVRKWKSPRGCWKCAVSEKPSVQMHESGEYAGYLWDSSAGVELKTAFLLENAHTNGNGKPCVSKPYVACFKVGTMNVTLVNIHLKGAVPTEEKTHTDSHHVSLFTDTLQATLKGEKDIVILGDFNLSPDVNDFDLLRKERFFHCVPANTYTNISTKNPQGSKSTDNIWISRSLKKTYSGHWAVVREGLTNPWIPDCWSWGGVASDHCPLWAEFYIDKDLNRKVPFGNGSAVTVEQADGSTKDER
- the eepd1 gene encoding endonuclease/exonuclease/phosphatase family domain-containing protein 1 isoform X2; its protein translation is MGGNLGCHRSIPKDPLEIGQNRKFSAACNFSNILVNQERLNINTATEEELMTLPGVNRMVAQNIVEYRECIGGFKKVEDLALVSGIGAARLEQVKLEICVTNSKSIGSAQHSPSSTRKDPYSETLSSASRINVNTATVAQLMNLQGISDRIARGIVSYRKECGPFETVDDLLKVTSVSSSLLNAVRPRIVAECSRPTSTHTANGGIDFTAKPRPSPTSLSLQSEDLDLPPGGPTQIISTRPNVEGFSGLRDGERVLRVATWNLQDCSIEKANNPGVREVVCMSLLENSIKLLAVQEIIDREALEKFCGELNQPMLPNVRKWKSPRGCWKCAVSEKPSVQMHESGEYAGYLWDSSAGVELKTAFLLENAHTNGNGKPCVSKPYVACFKVGTMNVTLVNIHLKGAVPTEEKTHTDSHHVSLFTDTLQATLKGEKDIVILGDFNLSPDVNDFDLLRKERFFHCVPANTYTNISTKNPQGSKSTDNIWISRSLKKTYSGAIKADKLYQ